The proteins below are encoded in one region of Myxococcales bacterium:
- a CDS encoding DUF2079 domain-containing protein: MTSADDREPAPPAEGPAEREAVDAESDGVSPVSSAATTSTEAVASAEGGAASLAATPSPDDESKAASPPDGSSSAPIPEPEKGYAGPGHRLAVIARSLSLSALLAAAVALWVVFAFGKAWVPPFLEKNLLGMPERMLMIKTTLIALGVGTAIGGALLVAAWRKKWGINAVERVLWFLSPLLLLPLFPQVFRAKPWVNRQDVLVVLVLALALVAEVLAVQSLRSIPVRVTRALEWVRQRVPAFLKQHGPLLIVGAAVVAYVAFMSFYNIRWHHKLRTHNFDLAIDNNLIFSAMRGAHMQSTVSFGDKASQYLAAHAKLGQYVIMPVYALYPKPETLIVIQSALLGMGALPLFGIARRRVSPWMAVALALAYLAYYPLHSANFTESKYLSLSGFFVLSTYWAVERKKWWLFAPAYLCASLMREDVPIGLAVGGAFLLLSGYRPKIGALMAVVSSIWFVILRFVIMDNAGSWWFPDMYKGLYSPGQTGFGSVIKTLLTNPLFVLNEVLEKDKLLYVLHLLVPVALLPLRRWYLWAALIPGTVLTLLATDYKPLIGFSFQYAMHWVPYVFLAATLALGSMLAEGEQGRLRARAVIGALALASATLSYNYGAFARRADSVKGGYFAIDFGYSDDERARYAALLRVIAAIPADASVVATENIGPHVSSRRYMYAMRRGIYDCEYMLAARNELDFEQTRQLFTDAVKTGKYGVVGRENDFVLLRKGHDAKDNAKLIQDWSL; the protein is encoded by the coding sequence ATGACCTCGGCGGACGACCGCGAGCCCGCTCCCCCGGCAGAGGGACCTGCCGAGCGCGAAGCCGTGGACGCCGAATCCGACGGGGTTTCGCCGGTGTCTTCAGCGGCCACGACCTCGACCGAAGCAGTGGCTTCGGCGGAAGGAGGGGCCGCATCGCTCGCCGCGACCCCCTCGCCCGATGACGAGAGCAAGGCCGCGTCGCCACCCGATGGGTCGAGCTCCGCACCGATCCCCGAGCCGGAGAAGGGTTACGCCGGACCGGGCCACCGGCTCGCGGTCATCGCGCGCAGCTTGTCGCTGAGTGCACTGCTCGCAGCGGCCGTTGCGCTGTGGGTGGTGTTTGCGTTCGGCAAGGCGTGGGTGCCGCCGTTCCTCGAAAAGAATCTGCTCGGCATGCCCGAGCGCATGTTGATGATCAAGACCACGCTGATCGCGCTCGGCGTCGGCACCGCCATCGGAGGTGCGCTGCTCGTGGCGGCTTGGCGAAAGAAGTGGGGCATCAACGCGGTCGAGCGAGTGCTGTGGTTCTTGTCACCGCTCCTGCTCTTGCCGCTCTTCCCCCAGGTGTTCCGGGCCAAACCTTGGGTGAATCGCCAGGACGTACTGGTCGTGTTGGTGCTCGCGCTCGCGCTCGTGGCGGAAGTGCTCGCGGTGCAGTCGCTCCGCTCGATCCCCGTTCGGGTCACTCGAGCGCTGGAGTGGGTGAGGCAGCGGGTTCCCGCATTCCTGAAACAGCACGGGCCGCTCCTGATCGTGGGCGCGGCGGTGGTCGCCTACGTGGCGTTCATGAGCTTCTACAACATCCGCTGGCACCACAAGCTGCGCACCCACAACTTCGATCTGGCCATCGACAACAACCTGATCTTCTCGGCCATGCGCGGCGCGCACATGCAGAGCACGGTCTCGTTCGGGGACAAGGCAAGCCAGTACCTGGCCGCTCACGCGAAGCTCGGCCAGTACGTGATCATGCCGGTCTACGCGCTCTACCCGAAACCCGAGACGCTGATCGTGATTCAGAGCGCGCTCCTGGGCATGGGCGCGCTGCCACTCTTCGGCATTGCCCGCCGGCGCGTCAGCCCCTGGATGGCCGTGGCCCTCGCCCTGGCGTACCTGGCCTACTACCCGCTGCACTCCGCGAACTTCACCGAGTCGAAGTACCTGTCGTTGTCCGGGTTCTTCGTGCTCTCGACCTACTGGGCCGTCGAGCGCAAGAAGTGGTGGCTGTTCGCACCCGCCTACCTGTGTGCCTCGTTGATGCGTGAGGACGTGCCGATCGGTCTGGCTGTCGGCGGTGCGTTTCTGCTGCTCTCTGGCTACCGGCCGAAGATCGGCGCTCTGATGGCGGTGGTGTCCAGCATCTGGTTCGTGATCTTGCGCTTCGTGATCATGGATAACGCCGGCTCCTGGTGGTTTCCGGACATGTACAAGGGACTGTACTCACCGGGCCAGACGGGTTTTGGCAGCGTGATCAAGACGCTGCTCACCAATCCCCTCTTCGTGCTGAACGAAGTGCTCGAGAAGGACAAGCTGCTCTACGTGTTGCACCTGCTCGTGCCGGTGGCGCTGCTGCCGCTCCGACGCTGGTACCTGTGGGCCGCGCTGATCCCGGGCACGGTGCTGACGCTGCTCGCGACAGACTACAAGCCGCTGATCGGTTTCTCGTTCCAGTACGCGATGCACTGGGTGCCGTATGTGTTTCTGGCAGCGACCCTCGCCCTCGGCAGCATGCTGGCGGAGGGTGAGCAGGGGCGCTTGCGGGCGCGCGCGGTGATCGGCGCGCTCGCGCTGGCGTCGGCGACGCTGTCTTACAACTACGGCGCCTTCGCCCGCCGCGCCGACAGCGTCAAAGGGGGGTACTTCGCCATCGACTTTGGTTATTCGGATGACGAGCGGGCTCGCTACGCGGCCCTCTTGCGGGTCATCGCTGCCATTCCCGCGGACGCCAGCGTGGTCGCGACGGAGAACATCGGCCCGCACGTCTCGAGCCGCCGCTACATGTACGCGATGCGGCGCGGCATCTACGACTGCGAGTACATGCTGGCCGCGAGGAACGAGCTCGATTTCGAGCAGACTCGCCAGCTCTTCACCGACGCCGTCAAGACCGGGAAGTATGGGGTCGTCGGCCGAGAGAATGACTTCGTGTTGCTCCGGAAGGGGCACGACGCGAAGGACAACGCCAAGTTGATCCAGGACTGGTCGTTGTGA